The Humulus lupulus chromosome 4, drHumLupu1.1, whole genome shotgun sequence genome has a window encoding:
- the LOC133832242 gene encoding uncharacterized protein LOC133832242 produces MALTEECSAILQRKLPQKLKDSGRFTIPCTIEEFECKHALCDLGPSINLKPLSIFRRLGLGEARPTTVTLQLADRSVKHPRGIIEDVLVKVDKFIFPADFIIFDMEEDMNVPIILGRPFLATGQALIEVQKGELKLRVQGDEVVFNVFKAMTYPVASDSYYSVDVIDKEVSKRRVSSDALEAVLIGGEVHDDDAEMREYVNWINSYQP; encoded by the coding sequence ATGGCGCTCACTGAAGAATGTAGTGCTATATTGCAAAGGAAGCTGCCCCAAAAGTTGAAAGATTCGGGGAGGTTTACTATACCTTGCACAATTGAAGaatttgaatgtaagcatgcCTTGTGTGATTTGGGGCCAAGTATTAATCTGAAGCCCTTATCTATTTTCAGAAGGCTTGGTTTGGGTGAGGCAAGACCAACAACAGTCACTCTACAATTAGCAGATCGATCGGTGAAGCATCCACGGGGTATCATagaagatgttcttgtgaaggtggataagtttatttttcctgCTGACTTTATCATTTTTGACATGGAGGAGGATATGAATGTACCTATCATTCTTGGAAgaccatttctagccacaggccaagctctcATTGAGGTTCAAAAGGGAGAGCTTAAACtcagagttcaaggagatgaggtggtatTCAATGTCTTCAAGGCAATGACatatccggtggctagtgacagttaCTATAGTGTGGATGTAATAGATAAAGAAGTTTCGAAAAGAAGGGTGAGTAGTGATGCTTTAGAGGCGGTGTTGATAGGTGGTGAGGTACatgatgatgatgctgagatGAGAGAATATGTAAATTGGATTAACTCTTACCAACCGTAA